The Shewanella mesophila genome contains the following window.
GCTTTAGGGGGCAGTGAATTATCTGAAGCGCCGGGCAATAATACTGATTCCGACAGTTTCGAACCCAGAGATGAGGTGAAAGGCGATGTCGCACGTATGGTGTTCTATATGGATGTACGCTATGAAGGTAACGACAGCAGTGGTACGCCAGATCTGAGTGTTGTCAGTGGTGTCACTGGAAATGGTGAACCGTTACTCGGCGATTTGTGTACCTTGCTTAGTTGGCATCTACAAGATCCTGTGAGTGACTGGGAGCGTCGTCGTAATAATCGTGTGTTTGAGTGGCAGAAAAATCGTAATCCCTTCATCGACAACAGCAGTTGGGCCGTTGACCTCTATGGTGCGTCCTGCCAATAGTTATCAACAATCTGCCTAGCCGATGTTAAAGCGAGCGCAGCCCTGAGGCTGCGCTTTTTTGTGTTATCTGCTAGGAAATTGGCGAACGTGACCAATTGGGCTGGGTGTAATAGGGGTTTTATTGTTATTATTAAGCCATCGTACGTGCCTAGCGGCAGCGTGTTTTAATGGCCCATCAACGTAGCGGGCGATATCGACAAGTGATTTGCTTGGCATGAAGTAAGTGTTATTGCATGGTCATGCCGCGATAATGGCTGCGCAGAATGTGTTTAACGCGACCAATTTTATACAGTAAACACCGCCTTTGCGGTAGTTGGAACTCCCATGATTGAACTGCAACAAAATAACCCATTACATGGCCTAGGATTAGAGGCTATGGTGACTGAACTAGTGGATTTTTACGATTGGAAAATTCTCTACGCCGCGCTGCGTCTAGAGTGTTTTAATACCAATCCGACCATGGAAGCCTGCCTTAAGTTTCTGAAAAAAACCGAGTGGGCCAGAGAGCGGGTGGAGAGTTTTTATCTGTATCGCTTTAAACGTATGCCTAAAGGAAGTGCGGCGCAGTTTGAGTTAAAACCTCGCGAGCGTGGTTTTGCTGATGGCATAGTGCCACGCAAGCCTCAAGAATTGACCGTTGAGCTCATTGCAGAAATGCGTGCTAAAGCGACCGCAGATTATGAGGCGATGAAGAAAAACAATACTCGTCCTAATTACGGTAAGGATAAGCCGCGAGCACAAGATAGCTATGCGCAAAACAAGCGCTCTGGCAGCAAGCGTCCCGCACCGTCACAAGACCCTAGCAATCCTTGGGGTAAATAGTAATTTAAGTAACAACAGAAAGGCGAATGCGTTAACACATTCGCCTTTCTCGCCCGATTTTAAGATGGGACAGAGGAGAGATGTTGGCGAAAGAAGGCTAGGCTTCTCTCCCAGGCGAGCACTGCACTGGCCTCATCAAACCTCTGGGTTGAGTCATTGTGGAAGCCATGATTGGCATTTTTGTACATATACATCTGGTAGTCGACGCCATATTTTTTTAGATCATCCTCATATTCAGGCCACGTTTTATTTACCCTTTCATCGAGTTCTGCTAATTGGATTTGCAGCGGAGCCTTAATGTTTTTCCTCAGCTCAGCGACGGCGGGTGTACCGTAAAAGGACACGCCTGCACTTAAGAGACTCGAATCGACCGCCGCGAGGTAGTTAACGATATATCCGCCAAAACAGAAGCCTACCGCTCCCAGTTTACCGTTACCGAGAGGATGGCTCTTTAAGAATATTGCCGCGGCAATAAAATCATTCTGTATCTTGTCGCGATCCATTGAGCGCTGCATTGCTCGGCCTTCATCATCATTGCCTGGGTAGCCTCCGAGCGTAAACAGAGCATCGGGTGCGAAGGCAATGAAGCCCGCCTTAGCAAGGCGTCTAGCGACATCTTTAATGTAGGGGTTTAGCCCTCTATTTTCATGCACGACTAAGACAAGGGGCAATTTGCCTGTAGCATTAGTTGGGGTCACTAAGTAGCCACGACCTTTGCCGTGGCCTTGTGGCGAATCGAACGCTTCATAGGTGGCTTTAATATCGGGATCGTTAAATGAGATCTGTTCGGCCA
Protein-coding sequences here:
- a CDS encoding VF530 family DNA-binding protein: MIELQQNNPLHGLGLEAMVTELVDFYDWKILYAALRLECFNTNPTMEACLKFLKKTEWARERVESFYLYRFKRMPKGSAAQFELKPRERGFADGIVPRKPQELTVELIAEMRAKATADYEAMKKNNTRPNYGKDKPRAQDSYAQNKRSGSKRPAPSQDPSNPWGK
- a CDS encoding dienelactone hydrolase family protein; this encodes MNQQQHHIPQEAFDWYDEYAHGAMDRRTFMKKLGTLVAVGYSMTVLTSALMPNYALAEQISFNDPDIKATYEAFDSPQGHGKGRGYLVTPTNATGKLPLVLVVHENRGLNPYIKDVARRLAKAGFIAFAPDALFTLGGYPGNDDEGRAMQRSMDRDKIQNDFIAAAIFLKSHPLGNGKLGAVGFCFGGYIVNYLAAVDSSLLSAGVSFYGTPAVAELRKNIKAPLQIQLAELDERVNKTWPEYEDDLKKYGVDYQMYMYKNANHGFHNDSTQRFDEASAVLAWERSLAFFRQHLSSVPS